The Arachis ipaensis cultivar K30076 chromosome B07, Araip1.1, whole genome shotgun sequence genomic interval AATGAAGGATATTAAAAGGCATTTAAGTTATTCACTTTTGTAGAAAGTCTTGGATTCCATTGAACCAGCTTGTTGTTTACACCTTAATATCTTCAGTGATTAAAGTGATCTATTGGGACAATATCCCAAAATTGGGGTAGCAAGTAGCAACTATGGTGATCTCGTCAAGGAGCTCAAAGTTATATAACAGTTATGATAGAGATCAAATCcttttgtttttaatatattaCTTTGTCCAAGTGAACATGGACGAAGCACTAAAGATGAATGAACTGCACCCAGGTGTCTTTTGAATTCTTTCATCTACTCTGATCCTCATCTGTTCACATTTCTCCCATTTTTCAGAAGCTGCATAGGTATTGAACAGAAGCACATTGAAAGAATCAGAACTTGAAACAGTGCTTGCACCGAGTAACTTCATTACTTGTTCTGCCATTTGCACGTCTGAATGAATCCGGCACGCACCAAGCAGTGCCCCAAAAACGGCGTCATTCGGTTTCATTGGCATTCTCTTTATCAAGTCATAAGCCCTCTTTAACCTCCCTGCTCTTCCCAATAGGTCAACCATGCATCCATAATGTCTGATTCCTATTTCAATTCCATATCTTTCCATTTTAGCTGCTACTTCCAAAGCTTCATTTACCAAACCACCATGAGCACAAGCAGAGAGCACAATGAGACAGGTGATTGGATCAGGCTTTATATTTGATTCCTCCAATCTGCCAAAACACTCAAGGACTTCATGGAATTTTCCATTGATGGCAAAGCCTGAAATCATTGCGTTCCAGCAGATGATGTTCTTCTCAATGGACTCTGATGCTTCAAATACCAACCTTGCATTGACCAGGTCCCCACATTTTGCATACATATCAACCAATCCACTCACAACAAAGGGACTCAACCTCATCCCTTTCTGCTTTATCATGTTATGGATTTCCTTACCGGCATCCAGGAGTCCCAGCTGAGAACATGCAGATAAAACACTAACAACAGTGAATTCATCCGGTTCAAACCCTTCACCCTTCATTTCCTCAAAAAGCTGCAGTGCTTTTTCACCAAATCCATTTTGGACATACCCAGCAATCATTGAATTCCAAATCTCCACGTTGCGTTCTGGAACGCGCTCGAAAATCACCCCAGCCTCCTCGACACTGCCCTTCTTGCAATAACCACAAATCATAGATGACCACACAAAGCAGTTCCTCATTGGCATCTGTTCAAAGATCTCCCTGGCAGCTTCCATATCCCCATTCCTAGCATACCCATCAACCATCACAGTCCACGTCACTACGTTCTTCGCCTCGTCCGGAACCTTATTGAACAACCTCCTAGCAGCAGCAGTATCCCCGTTCCTTGCAAACCCATCAATCATCTGGCTCCAAGACACGGGAGTCTTCCCCGGCATCGCCTCAAACATTGAGGAGGCAGATTGTTTGTCCCCAGCTCTCAAGTACCCACCAATCATTGCATTCCAAGTGACAACATTTCTGTCAGGCATTGTATCAAACACCTTGCGGGAGTCCCCAAGGAGACCACATTTTGAATAAGTTCCAACCAATGCTGTTCCAATGAACACATCACAATGTGAACCAGCTTTAATGGACTCGGCATGCAAGGCCTTAACGTGgtgaagaattgaaaaagaaacacaAGCCTTGAACAACAAAGGGACAACGTTGGGATCATAGAGACCTTCGCGGCGAGTTTGTTTATACAGAAGAAGAGCACATTTATGAGAACCTTGACTAATGTGGTTCCTTATGGAAGAAAACAAGAGCGATGGGTACGTTAATGTATTTTTAGTACT includes:
- the LOC107605971 gene encoding pentatricopeptide repeat-containing protein At3g21470-like isoform X1, with the translated sequence MQRFSLCTSTKNTLTYPSLLFSSIRNHISQGSHKCALLLYKQTRREGLYDPNVVPLLFKACVSFSILHHVKALHAESIKAGSHCDVFIGTALVGTYSKCGLLGDSRKVFDTMPDRNVVTWNAMIGGYLRAGDKQSASSMFEAMPGKTPVSWSQMIDGFARNGDTAAARRLFNKVPDEAKNVVTWTVMVDGYARNGDMEAAREIFEQMPMRNCFVWSSMICGYCKKGSVEEAGVIFERVPERNVEIWNSMIAGYVQNGFGEKALQLFEEMKGEGFEPDEFTVVSVLSACSQLGLLDAGKEIHNMIKQKGMRLSPFVVSGLVDMYAKCGDLVNARLVFEASESIEKNIICWNAMISGFAINGKFHEVLECFGRLEESNIKPDPITCLIVLSACAHGGLVNEALEVAAKMERYGIEIGIRHYGCMVDLLGRAGRLKRAYDLIKRMPMKPNDAVFGALLGACRIHSDVQMAEQVMKLLGASTVSSSDSFNVLLFKSRQ
- the LOC107605971 gene encoding pentatricopeptide repeat-containing protein At3g21470-like isoform X2, producing the protein MQRFSLCTSTKNTLTYPSLLFSSIRNHISQGSHKCALLLYKQTRREGLYDPNVVPLLFKACVSFSILHHVKALHAESIKAGSHCDVFIGTALVGTYSKCGLLGDSRKVFDTMPDRNVVTWNAMIGGYLRAGDKQSASSMFEAMPGKTPVSWSQMIDGFARNGDTAAARRLFNKVPDEAKNVVTWTVMVDGYARNGDMEAAREIFEQMPMRNCFVWSSMICGYCKKGSVEEAGVIFERVPERNVEIWNSMIAGYVQNGFGEKALQLFEEMKGEGFEPDEFTVVSVLSACSQLGLLDAGKEIHNMIKQKGMRLSPFVVSGLVDMYAKCGDLVNARLVFEASESIEKNIICWNAMISGFAINGKFHEVLECFGRLEESNIKPDPITCLIVLSACAHGGLVNEALEVAAKMERYGIEIGIRHYGCMVDLLGRAGRLKRAYDLIKRMPMKPNDAVFGALLGACRIHSDVQMAEQVMKLLGASTVSSSDSFNVLLFKSRQ